A single genomic interval of Sinorhizobium garamanticum harbors:
- a CDS encoding DUF6665 family protein — MTFRPPQSLSRFETRSGVNVLEYELMAERADALGRNGLKVEKAIAALNRFDSSKDGPAVRERLLDEAADVVWAFLIQREICGLRDSRDAVRRYGIPKEVMARLGIIRKR, encoded by the coding sequence ATGACATTTCGCCCGCCGCAATCACTGAGCCGTTTCGAGACCAGAAGCGGCGTGAACGTGCTCGAATATGAGCTGATGGCGGAGCGTGCGGACGCGCTGGGTCGAAATGGCCTGAAGGTCGAGAAGGCGATTGCGGCCCTGAACCGGTTCGACAGCAGCAAGGACGGGCCGGCTGTCCGTGAGCGGCTTCTCGACGAGGCAGCGGACGTTGTCTGGGCCTTCCTCATTCAGCGCGAAATATGCGGCCTGCGCGACAGTCGCGACGCGGTCCGCCGTTACGGCATTCCAAAGGAGGTCATGGCCCGCCTCGGAATCATCAGAAAGCGATAA